The genomic DNA CGCTGGAGATGGACAAGTCGCGCAGCTATGGCCTGCGCTATCCGGCGCTCTTTGCCGCCGTTGAGCGCGCCTGGGCCGATTTGGCCTCCCCGGTAGTCCGGTGGACGCTCACCGTCCGCGAGTCAGGTTTCTGGCGGGGAACCGTCTCCCCGGTCAACCTCGTGCCTGGGATGGAAACCCCACTTCACCTCTGGCAGCGCGTGCACGAGGCCACGAGCAAACTCGTTCAACACGTCCAAAAGGTGAAATTGAACGGTCTGACCTATGTTGAGCCGAGTCCGCAGGCAGAGGTCATCGGCGCGTACCTTGACGCCTGGTGTGACTTGCTGGCCGTGGGCGAGCCGGAACTGGCGCTGGTGAGCACCGTTGCCGTCAGTGATGGCCGCCGGGTCCGTGGCCTCATCGTCCTGCCTACGCATCCCTTGCGCCTGGCCTGGCATGCCGCCTACGACGCCCTGCTCCTCCACGCCCGTTTCCAGGAACAGGTGGCGCCCAAGACGCTGGTCCGCGAACTCCGCTGCCTCGACGGCATGTGGTTTCCGGCCTGGTTGCCGGGCGTGGAAGCCTCTCCGGCCTTCGTCTTTGCCGATACGCTTGGTTTTCATGCGGCGGCGCTGGTGCCCGAAGATGACCCGGAGCCACGGGTGACGACCACGCTACTGGCGCGGGCTTTGGAAAACTGTGAGAAGCCGGATGACCGACACCTGCCGAGGACGCTGGCTGACCGCGCCGTCACCTTGCTGGGCGATGAACTTCGGGCCTACGCAGCCGGCCATCCCTACCAAAAACTGCTCCACATTCACGCACTTCGCGCCGGCGACGGACAAACAGTGACCCGGGCCCTGGGGCAAGCGCGGCGGTCAATCATGGCGGTGACGACTCCGGCGACCGATGACGACGACGATACGGAGACACCTGACAACCAACCCCCGGCCTTCGTCCTGCACTTGCATGCCTCACCAACGGACAGCCCACTGGCCGGACAGTTTTTGCGCCAGCTCACCCTCCGCCGCCGCCTGCGTGGGGCGTCCACCGTGCCGAGCGAAGACCGGTGGGTCAGCGAGACGACGCGCTACCACCACGGCGTCACGCAGCCCAACCTGCAATGGATTCAGTCGGCGTCTCCGCTCCCGGAGACGCCGGGGCATGTGGGCATCCTATTTGACCTGTTGACGTCCCAAGTACGGACCGGCGCACCGCCCCCGAACCTGCCACCGGCCGGAGTTTGCGGACTGCTATCCAGGTTGTGCCGGGTGTACTATCCCGGCCCGGTGCCCCGGTGGGAGGCGTTCCTGCCGGATTTCAGCCGCGCCACGGCGCATCCGGCCGACGCGCCGCACACCGTCCGGTTGTGTGCCTTGCAGTCCGGTCTTGGTCGCCTCGTGGCGCGTTACTTGCACCTGGAAAACGGTTCGGCATGCCTGACGACCACGCTTTCCGAAACGCGCCAAGCTGAACTACGGCACATGCACGAATGCTGCGACTGGGTCGTGACGCTCGACCATTTTGCCGGCGTCGAGTACTTCGACCATCCCCACGCCCACAGCGATGTCTATGCAGCGCATGTCATTGATTGTGTGCCGGACCGCGATGACGTTGCCGACTTGCGGCTGGTGGCTTCAACGGCGCTCATTGCCGAAGTCGAGGCGCTCCTGGCCGAACTTGCCAAGCGCGCAGGGTGCGCGTTGGACGCCAGGACGGCGCCGTTCCTTTTGGCGCGGCTGAAGGAAATCAGCCGCCGCCTGCCCATTCGCCTGGCCGGGGCCGAACCCCCGGCGGAAGAGCTGCTGGCCCTGGCGGCGGCCGGCGCGTACTGCCGAGCGGCCGAACCGGATGATCCCTGTTGGGTTGCGCTGCGCAATGGCGTGCTCATCCCCGTGGATGACATCCCCGACCTGCTTCCTGAGCCACGGCTGCGCCGGAGCGCGGCCGTGCCGGAGCGCCGGGCCGACTTTCTCTACGTCACGGGGCATCCGTCCGGGCAGCTTGTCGTTCGCTTCATTGAAGTCAAATACCGCAGGGCATTTGAAGCGTTTTCGCCAGAGCAGGTAAATCAGCTCCTCGACGAGATTCGGGCGCAGGTCGAAGCCACGCGCAAAGGCTTCCTCAAGCAGTACCTTGACCCAGCGCTCCCGCCCACGCTGCGTCTCCTGCGGCTGGCGCGCCTGGCCCTGGTCGTGCAGTCCTATGCCGACAAAGCCCGGCGTCACCACCTGGAACCGGCCGGCTACGACGCGCTCTACGCGGCCTGCCATGGGTTGTTGGAAGGGCGTGGTGACGTGGTGGTTGCCGCCGAGGAGGAGGACCGCGGCTGGGTCTGCTCGCCGAGTTTTGCGGGACCCACCCCGCTGGAAGTGTCGCGGGCCGGTTGGCCGGTGAGAACCTTTCGGTTCGGCTTGCCGGCCCTGGATGTTCCCGACCAGGAAGATAACCACCCAGAAGACAGCCATCAGGCAGACCACCCAGAAGACAACTCAAAAAACGGCGCAGTGGGGGTGGGCGGCCCACCCGCCGAGCCACTTCCGCCTGGTGACGTTGAGCCGGCTATCGTGCTCGGCCGCAGCCGGGCCGGCCACCCGGTGTCTTGGAAGCTCACCATCAAGGGTAATCCGCACCTGTTGGTGGTCGGTCTGCCCGGTATGGGGAAAACGACGTGCCTGCTCAATATCTGCGCGCAGATGCACCGGCAGCGAGTTTGTCCGCTGGTCTTTTCCTATCACCAGGATTTCGATGAAAAGCTCCAGTCCAGAATTCCCGCCGTGGATTTGCTCGAAGTCGGACGCCTGAGCTTCAACCCGCTGGCCGTGACGACGGTGGAGCATCCACGGGCTTACGTGGATGTGGCCGGGGCCACGCGCGACATTTTCGCGGCCATGTATCCCGACCTCGGCGACCTGCAACTCGGCGCGCTCCGCCGCGCCATCGTGGAAAGCTTTGAGGAACGGGGGTGGAGCACGGAGCGAGTCGGCGAGACGCCACCGTTCGGGCGCTTCGTTGAACTACTCCGCCAAAAAGCCAGGCAGGATGCGAGCTTGCGCCGGCTTTTGACGCGCCTGGATGAACTGGAAGACTATGGCTTTTTCAAGCCACCGCCGACCGAGCCGGCGCGCGACCTGTGGCAACGGACGGCTCCGGTCGTGGTGTGCTTGCACCGCGAGCAAAGCGAGGTCGTGCAGTCGGCCTTTGCCATGCTGGTGCTCTACCAGCTTTACAAGGATATGTTCCGGCGCGGCGTGCAGTCGCGGATCACGCATGCCATCATGTTTGATGAAGCGCACCGCGCCCGCCGGCTGAAGCTCATTCCAACCGTGGCGAAAGAGTGTCGGAAATACGGCATTTCGCTGGTGTTGGCCTCGCAGGAAGCGCGGGATTTCGATCCTAGTGTGTTTTCCGCCGTCGGCAGTCAGCTCGTGCTGCGCGTCAACGAGGCAGATGCCAAGGCGCTGGTGCGCAATATGACGGCAACCGGACAAGCGCGCTCGGTCGTGGACCAGATCAAGTCCATGCCCAAATTCCAGGCGCTCTATTTCAGCGAACAGGCCGCACCACAGTATTGTCACTTGCTCGCCGATGCCGATTGACACGCCGGCGCGTCCGGGACATCCACATGGGGGCAGGTTGGGTCTATGGCCGAGCGTTGGTTTCAGATAGCCAAAGTGGTGGGGAAGTCATGACCGTAGAGCGTCGCCCACGCCGCCTGGAATGGCTGCGTGACGTGCAAAAGGCCTATCCCGGTTCGCGCCGTGGGAACATCGAGACCCACGGACTCGATAGCGACTTTGCCCGCCAGACCTACGTGGCGACGGGGCTGGAATCCCAGCTCCTGGATGCCGTCACCGGTCGGCGTTTCCGGCTCATCATCCTGTGCGGCAATGCTGGCGATGGTAAAACCGCGCTGCTGCAAAACCTGGCCGGCCGGCTTGGCCTTGGGAACACTCGGCGGCAGGGCGGCCCGGTCGAGTATCGGCTGGCCGATGGGCTGCGGGTGCGGTTCAACCTCGATGGGTCGGCGGCCTGGGAGGAAGGGTCTTCTGATCTCTTGCTGGATCAGTTCTTGGCGCCTTTTGTCAACGGGCCACCGTCCGAAGACATCGTTCACTTGCTGGCCATCAACGATGGACGGCTGTTGAGTTGGCTGGGCCGGGGACGGGAAGCCACACCCCTCGCCCGGTCCCTACTCCGCCGGCTGGACGGCAATGGAACGGATGACGCCCCACACATTGGGTTGTTCCATCTCAACCGCCGTTCGCTCGTCGGCGAGTTTGACGCCACCGGACAGCTCACCACCGGGTTTCTG from Chloracidobacterium validum includes the following:
- a CDS encoding ATP-binding protein, whose product is MRNFLTDTADWTQGDHVHFLAAAFGKLLGKARPGTVVYVRDAAPDIIRRLPQDTYFTDTLRAKGWQVYRVAARADEALNTITSDQAVAQREAKGTATLLLVERNEAGPGMDGIYSAGREIQEDKLLDEACHQALQSVASPPQRAFLRALLKDTQTRLSHRSRWLAFDFLARVVKRPEDWGAHLWLLGRWPVVSQDLPSQSTKQAALHRAEQAARLVTDLFGAAALRRPLAERLARARVQTKTEAERQALQAFLEAHQAEPTDVVLKRLRDRPEFWLGRIETASVAEHLTDLTLSPWRAARGSSPFKWSGLNQDPETQALVWPIHPNAENTAALQVKWKTTPAELPPGSVTYHLALVDANGAALFETELTHAGKNEEKFTLTAEDLPNGGEGLDCTARLVLTATQEHTTITRETEWFTIRAGEVGADAATSQSRRWVRAFSEGLIELDSPAQVAARWEHPALAESDAVITLEMDKSRSYGLRYPALFAAVERAWADLASPVVRWTLTVRESGFWRGTVSPVNLVPGMETPLHLWQRVHEATSKLVQHVQKVKLNGLTYVEPSPQAEVIGAYLDAWCDLLAVGEPELALVSTVAVSDGRRVRGLIVLPTHPLRLAWHAAYDALLLHARFQEQVAPKTLVRELRCLDGMWFPAWLPGVEASPAFVFADTLGFHAAALVPEDDPEPRVTTTLLARALENCEKPDDRHLPRTLADRAVTLLGDELRAYAAGHPYQKLLHIHALRAGDGQTVTRALGQARRSIMAVTTPATDDDDDTETPDNQPPAFVLHLHASPTDSPLAGQFLRQLTLRRRLRGASTVPSEDRWVSETTRYHHGVTQPNLQWIQSASPLPETPGHVGILFDLLTSQVRTGAPPPNLPPAGVCGLLSRLCRVYYPGPVPRWEAFLPDFSRATAHPADAPHTVRLCALQSGLGRLVARYLHLENGSACLTTTLSETRQAELRHMHECCDWVVTLDHFAGVEYFDHPHAHSDVYAAHVIDCVPDRDDVADLRLVASTALIAEVEALLAELAKRAGCALDARTAPFLLARLKEISRRLPIRLAGAEPPAEELLALAAAGAYCRAAEPDDPCWVALRNGVLIPVDDIPDLLPEPRLRRSAAVPERRADFLYVTGHPSGQLVVRFIEVKYRRAFEAFSPEQVNQLLDEIRAQVEATRKGFLKQYLDPALPPTLRLLRLARLALVVQSYADKARRHHLEPAGYDALYAACHGLLEGRGDVVVAAEEEDRGWVCSPSFAGPTPLEVSRAGWPVRTFRFGLPALDVPDQEDNHPEDSHQADHPEDNSKNGAVGVGGPPAEPLPPGDVEPAIVLGRSRAGHPVSWKLTIKGNPHLLVVGLPGMGKTTCLLNICAQMHRQRVCPLVFSYHQDFDEKLQSRIPAVDLLEVGRLSFNPLAVTTVEHPRAYVDVAGATRDIFAAMYPDLGDLQLGALRRAIVESFEERGWSTERVGETPPFGRFVELLRQKARQDASLRRLLTRLDELEDYGFFKPPPTEPARDLWQRTAPVVVCLHREQSEVVQSAFAMLVLYQLYKDMFRRGVQSRITHAIMFDEAHRARRLKLIPTVAKECRKYGISLVLASQEARDFDPSVFSAVGSQLVLRVNEADAKALVRNMTATGQARSVVDQIKSMPKFQALYFSEQAAPQYCHLLADAD